The sequence below is a genomic window from Candidatus Sysuiplasma acidicola.
AACGAATCGATTGTGTGGCTATGAATCTTCTCAATGGCTGAAGCTTTGAGATAGATCATTCACAACTCGCTGAGGCGGTAGAAAGTAAGGGATGCTTTCCTGATGATATTTGCCGTCCTCTTGGCAACCGTTACCTCACTTATGGTCCGTCTAGATTCTTTTGTATTGGTGCCAGTGCTATGTCTCATCATTCCGCTCATACATTCACAACCTCATTCAGTTGAGTATTGTTACTTAAAGGTATGCAGGTCGATATGGTGACATCCTCTACAGTATCAACGCTTGCTTCCTGCGGAAGAAACCGTGGCGGTTCGTGCTTCGATAGGAACAATCTGTGGGACCCTGGATGGTCTCCAGTGTCCCGTCTGGACTTGGGTTCTCTCCACACGCGTTGATTCAGGCATGCCATGCCATTACAGTTGGTGCCTGTTCAAATATGGCAAAGACGACAAACTGTTCATTAGAATTTCAGGCTAAACCCGAGTTTGAACATCTTAAAGAAATCCGTGGCTTTGCAGCTGCAAAAAAATTAGGAAGACAGGCTTCCCAGCACTCGTCTATCCAGCTGAAGTTCCTGTTCAGCCTTTCATTGTTGGTGGCTTACGGACGCTTGCTGAGTGCCCGATTCTTCCTTCCCGATAAGGGTAGCGTTTCTGATTCAGTTCTTCCTTTTTATTGCCGTATCAACCTTTCTCTTCATGTCCTCAGGTATCGTAGCCATATTGTGTTTACTTTTGGCATGTTCCGTAATCTTGGGCATTAGCTCTTCTCTGGACTCTGCCTCAGTCTTGAACTCGCAGTCCAGTCCCACATCTCTGCACGCAAAGGTTTCCTTAAATTTCTCACCTTGCAATTTTTCACCTTGATTGTTATAATCCAGTCGGCCTATTTGAACAAGCACAATCCATAAAATTTTGCAGTATACAGAGGCACATGGAAACAGTTGCGCTGGCACATTTTTGTGCATAAGTTCAACGAGAACCTCG
It includes:
- a CDS encoding DUF1059 domain-containing protein; translated protein: MHKNVPAQLFPCASVYCKILWIVLVQIGRLDYNNQGEKLQGEKFKETFACRDVGLDCEFKTEAESREELMPKITEHAKSKHNMATIPEDMKRKVDTAIKRKN